Proteins from a single region of Elusimicrobiota bacterium:
- the metF gene encoding methylenetetrahydrofolate reductase [NAD(P)H] — MRIPELLGRGKPVFSFEFFQPKTTEDVAAFEAVVRDLRRLEPAFLTITYGAAGSAREKTFDTAAWIQRETGIAVAAHLTCIGHTRAEIDALLDRISALGIENIVALRGDLPQDGSAPPPELRELPYAADLVRRVRARGRFAVAVAGYPEKHPEAPSMEEDLRRLKEKVAEGADWIITQLFFDNADYFAFVERARRAGLRCPIVPGIMPVTSFAQTRKFTALCGARLPARMIADLEPLAEDRAAVARYGVEWALRQCRGLLEGGAPGIHFYTLNKSHATSTILSRLKER; from the coding sequence ATGAGGATCCCCGAACTGCTCGGGCGCGGAAAACCCGTCTTCTCCTTCGAGTTCTTCCAGCCCAAGACGACCGAGGACGTCGCCGCCTTCGAGGCCGTCGTCCGCGACCTGCGGCGGCTGGAGCCCGCCTTCCTCACCATCACCTACGGCGCGGCGGGGAGCGCGCGCGAGAAGACTTTCGACACCGCCGCCTGGATCCAGCGCGAGACCGGGATCGCGGTCGCGGCCCACCTCACCTGCATCGGCCACACCCGCGCGGAGATCGACGCCCTGCTCGACCGCATCTCCGCGCTCGGCATCGAGAACATCGTCGCGCTGCGCGGGGACCTGCCCCAGGACGGCAGCGCGCCTCCCCCGGAGCTCCGCGAGCTGCCCTACGCCGCCGACCTCGTCCGACGGGTCCGCGCGCGCGGTCGCTTCGCGGTCGCGGTCGCCGGCTATCCGGAGAAGCACCCCGAGGCGCCCTCCATGGAGGAGGACCTGCGGCGGCTCAAGGAGAAGGTCGCGGAGGGCGCGGACTGGATCATCACCCAGCTCTTCTTCGACAACGCCGACTACTTCGCCTTCGTCGAGCGCGCCCGCCGCGCGGGCCTCCGCTGCCCCATCGTCCCCGGCATCATGCCCGTGACGAGCTTCGCCCAGACCCGCAAGTTCACCGCGCTCTGCGGCGCCCGCCTGCCCGCGCGCATGATCGCGGACCTCGAGCCGCTCGCCGAAGACCGCGCGGCGGTCGCCCGCTACGGCGTCGAGTGGGCGCTGCGCCAGTGCCGCGGCCTCCTCGAGGGCGGAGCGCCCGGGATCCACTTCTACACCCTCAACAAGTCCCACGCCACCTCGACGATCCTCAGCCGCCTGAAGGAACGGTAG